The genome window GGCCCATCTTTCGATTGACAGAGATCTGTTCGGGTCCCTTCTACCATGTTTATCCTATGCACCTCGATTCGCATCTTCGCTCGCCGCATCAGAACTTTATCTTGATTTCACAACAGTCTGGCCTGAAGGTTCACTGGAAACGTGAGGCTTTCTGGGCAGCTCTGCGCATGCACTACTTTCGGCTATACATCGACCAGGATGAACCAACGCCTCTTAGCATGAGCTTCATCTCTAGCATGGTGCGCACCTGGTGTCTGGGTCTGGTGCTTGCCGGATTTGCATTTGTCTTTGAGATGAAGTGGCATGAGCTTATGAGAATTTACAAGCGATTAAGGAGAACCTAGAGTATAATAGtactttatttcaaattaatagcCTGCGTAGAGAGAGCCCTCATAATTGTCATATTATAACTTGGTCACAATTCGATATTACTAAGAAGTGCAAAAGAATGTATTTTCAATCCCACATAGAATATACTCAGAATCTATCCCAAATAACACTCAATTAAGAACTTCTCTTTTCTCTAAAATTAGTTTACTAATTGGCTAATGCTTGTCacaaagcaaataatatttatactttataaactaaattcttttaaaaaaaaatgtataggTATAAAATTTCTTTACATCACTGACCTTCAATATTGACCTCTAATATTGCTTACAAAAAGAGAttataatacttttaattatttaaatataaacaagtaatactaatttttaaataagctAACCTCAATGTTATTACGGAAATGTCGCAccaaattttgttgaatattttgttttatcttcaaaattttaattacaataaaaaacaaaatcatcGGAATTTGagaacttttaattaattaaattctaaaaaaaaagcgtgttatataattatttgaatttatttatttaattgtgagCAACGGtttcatattaataaacagaATAAACCGTATTTCGTCAACTCTTGATCAGCCTCAACAGCctagacgatatagccatatctgtctgtccgtccgacCGAATGTCTAACTATCTGACTTTCAGTATGATTACCaatatctcagagactatataAGAAAAAGCTGCAAATTTTGTTGTCTACACTTTTTGTTTctcgcagatcaagtttgttttaaattttttctacGTCCGCTGTTGTCAtttgaaaattagatttttggtatacaactaaaattgtttatgattcctgaaaatttggtatcCATTCAAAGTCTTAGAAGTTATTCAggaaataattgaatatgtCAGAAAACGACAACAGTTATCAGGTTTTAAATGCTATCGTAAACaatcacaaatattttttattctttagTATAATATGAATCCacatatgggcaattctctgATGTCGAATGCGACATTTGTACGTattcaaactgaaaaaaaaacatgtgcCAAGacattatattaattttgtaaaaattgaaaCTTATAGCTCTTGGTTAGCACTATAATTGGTACTAAGATGGATTTTGGGCAATTGTTCGTTTtcaagaaaattgcaaaaatattgcgCATGCGCACGCGACAAAAACAGAAGTTATTTTATCAAAAACCAGTTCAATTGCTAATTTCAGCATAACGTGATGACagtttttaattcaattagatTTCATGTATTATGCATATTATTATCTAAATAGTGTATTTGATttgacttaaaaatatttagttgttttttttttaattaaattttaatcactGTCATACTTTTTATGatgtttttttactttttaagtaaattagaAGAGCATATGAGGCATTTTcatagtattttaatacattcaatatatatttttattttcaacataaatttcatactTAAAAAGATAACTTCAACAAAGTTTAacaaaaagtaatatattcatattatgTACATGAGAAACAAATTTACCTAACTTAAATTACATCTTTAGtgtcacaaatattttttttatgaatatgcTGTTCTAGTAGATTTCGTTTGTTGGTCATTGCGGCCAAACAAATTCATCTGGTTTATACCCGGTATACTGTGCACATCCTATAATTTTTCATCTAACTTATAATATAAGACCCAATTAGCGCAGAACACATGGAACTTATGGTGTTTACTGCACATAAATAGAGAATGCatcatcattaaaaaaaaatataataataaaaataaaaatataaattatgagctattgcataatttcttttatttattttgtatattcctTGGATATTAAACGAGATATTAAACTACAAGTATCAATGTATACAGACTCTCTTTAAGGAAatgaatcaaaacaaaacttgtAGTAGAAATGTTCAAAACAGAACTTTTGCTCATCTTCGACtttgtattgaaatatttcaaaatgtgcCAAGAGTAAATGGAAAAATCGCTTatattagttaaatttaatattttccctataaaaaaaattaaaaatcaaattaatttataacctATCGTAGATTTACTAGCgcaaatagtatttttgaaatataataatttggtatatttaaaaatgaatacataaatcaaatattcaattcacagtcgaacacactcaactgttgattttaatttattattttcttatagtATGCAAACGTATTTATTTAAGCCAAATATGCTCTATTATTATCCACAATGTTTCGATATTTTACAGGCAGAGTCATAATGCCCTTGGTGAAGAACGATTATGATTTCtggttaaataaatatgttatttaagTAGAGGTGCGACCAGAGCTCgttgtgtatttatttcaaGTGCATGTTATTTTATATCGAACAATTCCCTTAAAACGTAAACAACGATTTGtcgatttgctttttatatagcattaaataaatggaaaatattgcTAATTAAGTATTGAGTATAACATCTGCGTCCTAACCACATTATCAattaatacataaattaaaaaaaaagttctcCTTTAAAGTTTGGTTTTTATCGCTTACGTCATTTACGCAAAAAGgtctatttcatatttattgctCTTTACTAAAGTGTCACCAGttcacaataatttaaatatttaaattgccaCTGACTGAGCATAAAATACGCGCCCAACTTAGCTCAAGGCAGAAGATTATAATCGCAATTGCAGCCATGGtcaaaaggaaaataaatgcaatcgCAAGATGTTGCAGTCCCGCCGAGGTGTACTCCTTGTTCTCCTGCAAGCGCTGCACAATTCCCGCCCGCAATGCAGATTCAAAACTGATTCTGGCATAATAATTATGCAGCCCAGAGGAGTGCACGCGAAATGTGTAGTACTCGAGGTCCCGCCACAGGGATGAGTCCATCTGCATGGGATAGGCAAGGTGGAAGGAACCAAAGCAAATGTCGCTAAACTTGAAATGAGGCTGCTTCAAGTGCCGCTGCTGTTCATTCAAAAACTGCCAAGTATCCTCGGTCACAAAGTAAGCATACGAGCTGTTGAAAGCCATCTGATGCTGAGCATAAACTCCGCTGTCCACAGGTCGTAGAAGTTTGCGAAACTCCGTCGGAAGATCAGACTGCATTTCCAAAAGGAACTCCAATTCATAGTCGATGATCATAACTGGCAGTTGCGCCTCCACCAGATCATCCATTGTGTTGAGCTGAGCGTGAAACAGATTCACAGTCAGAATGCTGCCGAGTGTCGAAGTGTAGTACGCAGACAAGAAGAAGCCATGGAAAAAGACGGTGACTAAAAGCAGAATTCGCAGTATTGATGGCTGCATCAACTGCCGACCTGTTGCTATATTGATTATGTAGCAGAAAGAGTTGAGCAAGGCGGCAATGAAGGATTCTGCAGCACTGTCCGAGGACAGCCAAATCCAGAGCAGCTCCAGCGACAGCAGAGCCACAAAAGCGCCAACCACGAAGAACCACACAACGCCAGAGAAGGGCTGCACAGCATACAAATAAGTGGAGACCTTGTTGTACAACGGCACCATCAAACACCAGCGCACCACGAGCAGAGGATAGCTCTTCTCCAGCTCATCATCGGACCTGAAGAGCGCGTAGGCATGGGCGGAGAACTCAATGCGACGTTGACTCACCAGCTCCAGGGTTAGCTTCATATTAACCACCTGACCGCCAAGTGCATCCTTGGGTAGTTCCAGCTTAGTGAAGCTTCCATTGAGATGCTGAACAAATGTTTCTATGATGCGATAGGTGCTGCCCTCATAGTGTCCGCCCACCTCAAATAAATGTGGGGCGTCCTCACGCAATGGCGTCGCAAAACTGAAACCTTTCACATCCATTTGAGCGTTAACCATTTCCCTGCGTTTACGTTCGAAATACCTTTTGACATCTGTGCGATTCTCAATTTGCTTTGCGGGATATCTTGCGGTGCCAAAGAGCTGATTACTTCCATCCATCGATTCGAAATACAGCAGCGAATTTTCAAACTGATACTCGCCCAGAAAGCGACACATCTCATAGACAGGCTCTATGTCGCCAATCTTATCCATCATCATAAATACACTGAAGTAATAGTGCCTGGCCAGCAGCACTTTGTTGACCACCTTCATAATTGGATCTTCGACTCCGGTGGTGAACACAATGCTCATGTGATTACGCTTGGCAGAGGATCGAATCATTCGCATCTCTGAGTTGTTGTAGACGACAATCTGAGTAATGCCATAGGAATCTGCCATTATGCGAATGAACCGGTCCATTTGCTCCGTGTGCTCTGTGCGAAGCTCTTGGCTGATAAACCACACAATTTCCTGAAACTGAATCATCTTTTGGAACGGCATCAACAGTCCTGTAATGTACCTTAAATTCCAACCATTGACCAACAGTTGAAATGCCATCAGCAAGAACACTCCCAGCAACCAATGCGACCAATACATGACCTTACTTCGATGCGTACacagtgcgtatgcgtaatggTTACGTTTTGTTAAGCATCTGAACCGATTAATTCGGTCAGTTAATTGCCACAGGCCTCTAGAGATTACAACTTACAAGCTGCCATAACACAGCAATTAATGCTCAGGAGCTTAACaaccatttgttgttttccgAACATTTTGTGTCAATGAAAGTTTATTCTGTGGAAACGACAAATGTCAATCGAAACTACttaaaaatagtaataataattaggAGTCTCCAAGtagatataatttaataatgcaattaaaaattaaaagtaaagaTTGAAGTTTGTCCATTATTCTAATTTATGTAGAGTAtattataacaaataataataataataataataataataataataataataataataataataataataataataataataataataatatattgataataataatccTTATCCAATCTATAAAATGCAGTTATTCGAATAATAGTTATATATTGCAATTAGTAAAAGTTCAAAGTCAACTCTTAAAGAGGCTCTGAATAAGTCCCTCGAATAGTCGaactattgttaactagacttaaatataaagaatacCAACATTAATCAACAATTTTACCCTCGATTCTATTTACACTAATAATGGTTGATTGTAAGAATACCAATTCtatgattttataatttataaattgattgattataAACATCTACTTCAAAACTTCGCAAGatcgtttaattaaaatttaaaataagtgcaataataagttaataaaaaGCTAAGGATAGATTTAACaaactaataattattaaaactgaaataatttacaaagaataatttgcattttgttctTTCTGTGCTGAATTATCGATTGTATCTGAGTTTTGTTGATGTACAACGCCACCACAAATACTCCAAAAGATAAACCACTATGCTAATGGGCAAACCCACCACTATCACAATCCAGGCAGTGCTAAAGAACTCCAGATTCAGTGGCTCCACAGGATACGTATCGAGAAAAACCTTGGCGTAATTGGCACGCACAGCGTAGATGAATGCCATTTCTTCCCAGTACTCCCAGAGACCCGCCTGCCTTACATACAATATGAAACGGTCAAGGGCAGCGGCAAAAGAAGCATCTTTTTGTAAGGGGAAAGCGTTGACGAATCCATTGAAACAGACCTGGGACATGTGGAAATAGGGCTGAATGAGCACCGCCTGCTGGCGATTGAAGAATTCCCACGTATCCTCGGTGACCACATAGGCAAATTGTCAAGGCGGTGCAGTCAATAGATCTTGATAATCCTGCCAAATAAGTGGTTTAAACTGCGGATTTAAGGACGAAACATCCAAGCCGGGCAGAGAACGCATCTCCTCCAAGAGAGTATCTGGAATGATAATCCGCAGTCGGGATTCTATTAAATCAGCCCAGGTGTTGATAGGCTTTACAAAGACTGGCTTCATATCGAACGACGTCATATGACTGATGTGATAATTGGAGAGTATAAATCCCTGAATGTAGAGCAGCGTATAGAAGACTATCCTCCGGTATGGCATATGATACATTCGCACCCGCATATTCATGTTGGGACTGTACATAAGGAGGGCCATGGCATGCAGCAGATTCCGCGTATAAGATCGGGCTATGGTCTCCTCCCAGTGCACATAGCGTAGCAGAAAGGCCACATAGAAGATGCTCAGAAAGAGAGATGTCCACACATATCGCCCCAGGGGCCAAACTATGTACATCCACTTGGATAACTCCGGTGCAAGCGGCACCATGACGCAATTCCTCAACATCTCGAACGGATAACTGTAC of Drosophila nasuta strain 15112-1781.00 chromosome 3, ASM2355853v1, whole genome shotgun sequence contains these proteins:
- the LOC132793164 gene encoding uncharacterized protein LOC132793164, with the translated sequence MYWSHWLLGVFLLMAFQLLVNGWNLRYITGLLMPFQKMIQFQEIVWFISQELRTEHTEQMDRFIRIMADSYGITQIVVYNNSEMRMIRSSAKRNHMSIVFTTGVEDPIMKVVNKVLLARHYYFSVFMMMDKIGDIEPVYEMCRFLGEYQFENSLLYFESMDGSNQLFGTARYPAKQIENRTDVKRYFERKRREMVNAQMDVKGFSFATPLREDAPHLFEVGGHYEGSTYRIIETFVQHLNGSFTKLELPKDALGGQVVNMKLTLELVSQRRIEFSAHAYALFRSDDELEKSYPLLVVRWCLMVPLYNKVSTYLYAVQPFSGVVWFFVVGAFVALLSLELLWIWLSSDSAAESFIAALLNSFCYIINIATGRQLMQPSILRILLLVTVFFHGFFLSAYYTSTLGSILTVNLFHAQLNTMDDLVEAQLPVMIIDYELEFLLEMQSDLPTEFRKLLRPVDSGVYAQHQMAFNSSYAYFVTEDTWQFLNEQQRHLKQPHFKFSDICFGSFHLAYPMQMDSSLWRDLEYYTFRVHSSGLHNYYARISFESALRAGIVQRLQENKEYTSAGLQHLAIAFIFLLTMAAIAIIIFCLELSWARILCSVSGNLNI
- the LOC132791816 gene encoding LOW QUALITY PROTEIN: uncharacterized protein LOC132791816 (The sequence of the model RefSeq protein was modified relative to this genomic sequence to represent the inferred CDS: substituted 1 base at 1 genomic stop codon) codes for the protein MEEPLRSPFSTDIPYAFIYNDSRKAKSYYRGPYAESIQSFAQVFHYDLQLDHIDSVPNKSDLQELFAEGVYNVSLHGVLFRTLLDDASNIMQYSYPFEMLRNCVMVPLAPELSKWMYIVWPLGRYVWTSLFLSIFYVAFLLRYVHWEETIARSYTRNLLHAMALLMYSPNMNMRVRMYHMPYRRIVFYTLLYIQGFILSNYHISHMTSFDMKPVFVKPINTWADLIESRLRIIIPDTLLEEMRSLPGLDVSSLNPQFKPLIWQDYQDLLTAPPXQFAYVVTEDTWEFFNRQQAVLIQPYFHMSQVCFNGFVNAFPLQKDASFAAALDRFILYVRQAGLWEYWEEMAFIYAVRANYAKVFLDTYPVEPLNLEFFSTAWIVIVVGLPISIVVYLLEYLWWRCTSTKLRYNR